The genomic interval TCGTAGAAGATCTCACGCTGGACCTCCCCGCCGGATTTGGTGGTGCTGTCGTCTCCACAAGCCATCAGGCCGAGCATTCCCAACCCGACCAAGGGTCCGATCCAATTCCCTAACGAATTCCGCATACTTCGACGCTAGCGAAATCCGAGGAATGACATAAGCTTCTTCCTTCTATTTTTTCACACGGGGAGTTCGTCCTGAATGCTGGCGAGAGGCGACGCGGCTGGCCGGGGTATCCAGCGGAAATCCCCGTATGGTCGGGCCCCGATTCGTCTGATGCAGCGTAAGTAGATTTTGCTGAACGTCGTAGATGCGATCGGAGAGGGCCCTCTGACCAGCGGCTTCGCTCATGATTGAAACTTCGGAACTCCGCATCGGAGATCTGAACTCGTGGATTTCAAAGAGAGAAGGAACGAATGTTGAAGCTTCATTTTGCCCCTAACTCACGGGCTGGCCGTATCGTCTGGTTGTTGGAGGAACTTGGCCTCGACTATGAGGTGAATCGAATGGATTTTCATCCCAAGGATTTGAAGTCCGACGAGCACCGGGAACGGCATCCGCTGGGTCGGGTGCCGGTTCTCGATGACGGCGATGTTTCGATCTACGAATCGGGCGCCATTGTCGAATATGTGTTGGCGCGCCATGGCGACGGCGGTTTGAAGCCGGCCGTGGATTCTCCCGAGTTCCCCGAGTATCTGCAGTGGTTTCACTATTGCGAGGGCATGGTCATGCCGCCCATGAATACGGTCGTGGTGCATACGATGCTGCTGCCCCCCGACCGTCGGGACGAAACCGTGCTCGGGCAAGCCAAGAAGCTTCTGGGGCGTGCGATCGCAGCCATCGACAAAGCCCTCGAGGGACGTGATTATCTGATCGGCGACTTCTCGGCAGCCGATGTGATGCTAGGGCATTCGCTCTATATGTCGAACCGATTCGGGGAAGTCTCGGATGAAATGGCCAATATCAAAGCCTATCTGGGTCGGGTGGAGGCTCGTCCCGCGTTTCAGAAGGCGATCAGTTTGTAGCCATCGATGAGCGGATTCCGGGGACGGGGGCCGGCAACAGGCTTTTGGCGAATCCGGTCTTGAGCAGTTAACCAAGGACACGGTGCCTCCTGACGCGAATACCCCGCAGGGTGCGAGCTCGACTGCCACCGGGAAAAGGGAAGGGCCGCTGCCTTTGGGGGTATCGATGGCCTACGGCCCACCGGTGGTGGGCGCAGCGTCGATGCTTTTTTTCGCGCAATTCTATTTCCTCAACTTCGCGACAGACGTGTTGTTGCTGTCGCCAGCCCTGATTGGTGGAATTTTTGCACTCGGCCGATTGTGGGATGCCCTGACCGATCCGCTCGTGGGGACGTGGAGCGACCGGACGCGGTCGCGTCTGGGGCGACGTCGTCCATGGCTTTTCGCGAGTACGCCGCTGCTCTTGCTCACCTTTGCGATGTTGTTTCTCCCGCCGGCGGGGCTCTCCGAGGGGCTGACCCTGATCTGGATCACGATCGGTTTATTCAGCTTCTACACCGCTCTCACCGCCTATCTCGTGCCCAGCCAGGCGCTCGGTGCCGAATTGACCGATGACCATCACGACAGATCGCGGGTATTCGGTTTGCGCGGCGCCTTCTTCACGATGGGCATGGTCTATGCGTTTGGCGGGATGCAATACGTGATCAACGCGTCAGATCCACGTGCAGCGCTCGGACCGGTGGTCGCCGTCGGGCTGGGGCTCGGCCTCCTGCTGCTGATACCGCCCCTGCTGGTGAAGGAGCGGGAGGAATTTCAGGGCCGCGGTTCGCCGCATCCTCTTCAGGCGATGCGGGATGTCCTGCGCAATCCTCATGCGCGTTTGCTGCTTTTCGTTCAATTTGTCGAGATGGCTGGCGCCGGGGTGCTCGGCATCCTGTCTCCTTATATGATGAAGTACATCCTGAAGCGGCCCGACCTCGTCGGAATTCTTCCGGCAATTTTCGTGGTCTTCAGCGTGGCGTCGATTCCCGTATGGGTCCGCTTGATGCGGAAGTACGGCAAGCGGAATGTCTGGGTCGTTTCGATGGTCTTGTTTGCGTTCAGTTTCGGGGCGATCGCATTTGTGGAGCCCGGACAGTGGCAATGGATGGCTGGACTTCTTTTGATCGCCGGGACCGCGGCTGGCTGCGGCGCGGCCGCGGGGCCCTCGATTCTGGCCGACGTGATCGACTATGATGAGTTCCTGACCGGGGAGCGCAAGGAGGGCGCCTACTCGGCGGCCTGGGGCTTCTCGATCAAATCCGCGAACGCGGTGATCATCTCTGTCACAGGTTTCGCGCTTGCGCTGGCTGGCTTCGAACCCAATGCGGAGCAGTCTTATCAAGCCGAGTTCACGCTCCGGGCACTCTTTGGTGGGTTGCCGTTCGTTCTTTATATAGCCGGCGCTTTCCTGTTCTCGCGTTTCCAACTGAACGAAACCGAGTACGCGAAGATCCGTCTCGATCTCGATCGCCGCCGCGAGCCTTGACGTGCGGGCAGTTGCTCAGAAGCGTCGGGTTTGACGAATGCCGTGCGCTTGGGCCAAAAAGGGACGTCTTTTATTCTAATTTCGTCAGCCACTGTCGAGGATCGTTTCGGTCGTCGATCACGGAGATCCAATGCTCGCCAAATCACTTTTCCCGACGATTCTTGTCGCCACCCTCATCCTGCCCAATGCGGTGGCGAATGCCCAGCCCGCGGCGCCCAGCGAATTTCTCGATTCGGTCATCGAGGGGCAGCCGTCGACAGGTGGCGTCGCTTCCGAAGATGATGCTCTCGACGCGCAGGCGGCACGTCTTGCCGAAGGGGAGCAGGTCCCCGGGGTTTCCCGCCAGGCCGCAACGGAGATCGAGCAAATCGTGGTGAGCGCCCGGAAGCGGACCGAGTTGCTCGAGGATACACCGCTTTCGGTAACCGCGCTCGGTGAGGACTTTCTCCGCGAAACCGGCACAACGCGGCTGGACGAGATCAAGAATTTCGTCCCGAACCTCCAGATCATCACCGGTCGCGCCGGACAGGATGCCATTGTCCGCATCCGTGGGGTGGGCACAGCCACCGGCGAGATCGCCTTTGACCCCGGTGTCGGGATCTACGTTGATGGTGTGTTTCTTCCCCGGTCGCTGGGGTCCCTTGTGCAGGTTTTGGATGTGGCTCAGATCGAAGTCTTACGTGGCCCTCAGGGAACGCTTTTCGGGAAAAATACCATTGGTGGCGCGATCAATATCACCACGGTGA from Candidatus Binatia bacterium carries:
- a CDS encoding glutathione S-transferase family protein is translated as MLKLHFAPNSRAGRIVWLLEELGLDYEVNRMDFHPKDLKSDEHRERHPLGRVPVLDDGDVSIYESGAIVEYVLARHGDGGLKPAVDSPEFPEYLQWFHYCEGMVMPPMNTVVVHTMLLPPDRRDETVLGQAKKLLGRAIAAIDKALEGRDYLIGDFSAADVMLGHSLYMSNRFGEVSDEMANIKAYLGRVEARPAFQKAISL
- a CDS encoding MFS transporter encodes the protein MAYGPPVVGAASMLFFAQFYFLNFATDVLLLSPALIGGIFALGRLWDALTDPLVGTWSDRTRSRLGRRRPWLFASTPLLLLTFAMLFLPPAGLSEGLTLIWITIGLFSFYTALTAYLVPSQALGAELTDDHHDRSRVFGLRGAFFTMGMVYAFGGMQYVINASDPRAALGPVVAVGLGLGLLLLIPPLLVKEREEFQGRGSPHPLQAMRDVLRNPHARLLLFVQFVEMAGAGVLGILSPYMMKYILKRPDLVGILPAIFVVFSVASIPVWVRLMRKYGKRNVWVVSMVLFAFSFGAIAFVEPGQWQWMAGLLLIAGTAAGCGAAAGPSILADVIDYDEFLTGERKEGAYSAAWGFSIKSANAVIISVTGFALALAGFEPNAEQSYQAEFTLRALFGGLPFVLYIAGAFLFSRFQLNETEYAKIRLDLDRRREP